The genomic window TTGAATTTGAAAGAGATCGTATGAAGTCTGCAATTAAACTTCTTGAGAGATCGATTGCAAGTGATGAAAACTTTTTTCAAAGTGTTTTACTACTTGGACATATCCATGAAATGAGTTCAAAGAAAGATAAAGCAGCTAAGGTTTATGAAAAGTTCCTTACGAATAATCCAACAAATTATTCTGTTTTAACAAAGTATGTTGATATTCTTTTTTCTGAAGGACAATACGTAGAAGTTATTCCGTATTTAGAAAAACTTGTTTCAATTGATGAGTCAAATTTAAATCTTAAGGTCAGACTTGGAGTCCTTTATACTGAAGTTAGCCGTGTTGAAGAGGCAAAGAGTATCTTTCAGGAGATTTTAAAAGATGTTCCTGAATCAGATAAAGTTCTTTATTATTTAGCGTCTCTTTATCAACAGACATCTGAAAACGATAAGGCTATTGAGTATTTTTCAAGAATTCCAGAAGGGTCAGCTTTATTTCATGAAAGTCATATTCAGATTGCGCAGATCTTAAATGCTGTTGCTTTAGAAAATACTAAGTCATCAGATAAACTATTTGAGTTTGTTTCAAAGAATGCAAAAAAGAGTAATGTCCTTAATGTTGAACTAAACGTAATTCTAGCGGGATTCCTTGAAGCTTCAAAAGATTATACACAAGCCATTTCTGTGCTTGAAAACATAAGATCATTGAGTGAATTCAGTGATGGTCATGAGTATTATCTAGCCGCACTCTATGAGAGAGTACAGGACTTTTCAAAAGCAGATAAGCTTATTAATTCGATGCTAAAGAAAAATCCTAATAATGCCCATGCTCTAAATTTCTTAGGCTATTCGATCCTTGAAAGAGGTGGGGATATGAAAAAGGCATATGATTATATCTCAAAAGCAGTGAAGCTTAGACCACAGGATGGTTATATTAGAGATTCGTTAAGCTGGTACTATTATAAAATGGGGAAATACACAGAAGCCTACGAAGAATCAAAGAAAGCGATGAAGCTTGTTGGCAATGATGTTGTAATAACTAAACATTTAGCCTTGATTTATAAGGCGATGAACAATTATGATAAAGCTAAAGAATACTATGTCGAGGCTTTAAAAAATTGCAAAATATCAGCGGAAAGAGAAGATGTTATAAAAGAATTAGAAGACTTGGAATCTGTGCGATTGCCAGCATCAGTGTCCAAATAATCCTTTCCTCTTGTTCATTAAATTCTAAACAATCTACAAATAAACCTTCTAATGACCAGCTTAAACAAGAAATAAAAGCTGGTCTTTGTCTATCGGCAAGTGGTCGAGGACGAATCACAATGGGTGAAGAGAAGAATCGATTCACTTACCAGTCTGAAATAAAAAATGGCTTTTTTGAGTTAGCAATTGATATTCCATTTAAGGGGCAGGAGACACTCAAGTTACCTCTAACTAAACCTTTTAAATTCAGTGGGACTATTTACAAAAAAACTAAAGACGAACTTTCTAAATCAACTCATAAGAACTTAACAAAAATTTTTGATGCCTTCCTTTTTCGTTCAGCAAAGTTTTTTGCTTTTGCGTCAGGGGAGAAGTCATGTGAAGAAGTATCATGTCTGAGTGGTACAATTGAAAGGATAGATAATGCGGTGATCTATCAGGCTCCAATCTCTAAGAGATTTATGTTTGATTTTGAATTAAAAAATAAAATTTCAAGCTACTATAGAAATCTTTCTATACGCACAATCGATGCGGCCAATAGCGAAAAGCCTTTACTAGCTTTAGACTTGATTGTTGACACGTGTCAGTAGTGCGGTGAGTCTCAAGCAAAAGCTTTTTAATCTGGAAAATCCATCTTAATTTGGGTATAAGCTCTATCTAACCGTTTTTAAAGAACGATTTAACTTTCAAACATCGAGAGGAAGACATGGGAATTATGAAGATTAAAAACACTAAAAACGTGGTGAATTTAATTTCTTTAGCGTCACTTCTTTTTGGAACATTACTTTTAAGTGCATGTTCAAAAAAAGAACAAACAACGGAGAAAGTTTTAAACATCGCTGTTACTGCAGAAGTTAAAGGAATGGATCCAATTTTTGCAAACGATAAATATTCTGCAAATGAAGTTGCAAGAGTATATGAAGGACTTTTGGAGTACGATTACTTAAAGAGACCATATACTTTAGTTCCAAATCTTGCAGAAGCTCTTCCAACTGTTTCTGAAGACGGTCTAACTTATACATTTAAAATCAAGCAAGGCGTAGTTTTCCAAGACGATGCTGCATTTCCTGGTGGAAAAGGTAGAGAACTAGAAGCTGAAGACTTTGTATACTCAATTAAAAGACTTGCGGATCCAAAGCTACAAGGACTTGGATGGTGGCTACTTGATGAAAAAATCAAAGGTCTTAATGAGTGGAGAAATAAGTACGCTGAGAAAGACACTGTTGATTACAGCGAGAAGATTGAAGGTCTATATGCTGCTGATAAATACACTCTTGTATTTAAGCTAAGTAAGCCATTTCCACAATTCTTATACTCTTTAGCAATGCCATTTACATTTGTTGTTGCAAAAGAAGTTGTTGAAAAATACGGAAAAGAATTCATCAACCACCCAGTTGGTACAGGTGCATTCTACCTAGGTAAATTCAATCCATCTTCAAAAAGAATTGAGTACGTAAAGAACCCAACTTTTAGAAAGAAACTTTTCCCAAGTGAAGCAAGTGATGAATTCAAGCATATGCTAGCTGATGCAGGAAAAGAGCTTCCTCTTGTTGAAAAAGTTGTAGTAAACGTAATTTCTGAATCTCAACCAAGATGGTTAAACTTTCAAAAAGGAAAGATTGATTACTCTGCAGTTGATAAAGATAACTTTGACTCAGTAATTTCTGAAGGTAAAAACCTTTCTAAGAAGTTAACAGATAAGGGAATCTCGCTAGAAATTTCAGCATCACTAGATGTTACTTATACTGCTTTTAATCATGACCTTAAACTTTTTGATAACGTCGACCTAAGAAGAGCACTAGCTCTAGGGGTTGACATTCATGAAAACAATAAACTTTTCTATAACAATACTGCGCTTCCTGCTCAGTCTGTAGTTCCTCCAGGGATCGCTGGTTATATGAAAGATTACAAGTCTCCATATAGAGAAAGAGATCTTGCTAAAGCAAAAGAACTTCTTGCGAAAGCTGGTTACCCAGATGGTAAGGGTCTTCCAGAAATTACTTACGATTGTCCAAGTTCTTCAACTTCGAGACAAATTGGAGAGTTATTTAAGAAGCAAATGTCTGATATTGGTGTAAACATCAAAGTTGTACAAAATACATGGCCAGAACTACAAAAGAAAATTACTACTCGTCAGGTAATGCTTTACGGAATTGCTTGGGGAGCGGATTACCCAGATGCAGAAAACTTCTTACAACTTCTTTACGGACCAAACAAAGCTCCAGGAGCTAACGGTTCAGGGTATAATAACCCAGAGTTTAACAAGCTTTTCGCTACAGCTTCAGTAATGCAAGATTCTCCTGAAAGAACAGCTCTTTATGAGAAACTAAATAGAATCGCTGCTGAGCAAGCTCCATGGATTTACGGTGTGCATAGACAAAACTATACACTTCAACATTCATGGTTAAAAAATTACATGTCTACAGACTTTGAGTCAGGACAAGCACAGTATTTAAATATTGATCTTGAGCAGAAGAAAAAAGCTTTAGACAAGCTATAAGTTAAATAATTAGGAGTTCGAGTGAACCTTTGGTCATACATTATTAGAAGACTTTTATATACGATCCCCATCATCTTGGGGGTCTGTCTTATTATTTTCGCAATCTTTAATCTTACAGGTTACGATCCAGCAGCACAGCTACTAGGAAAGCACGCTACAGCAAAACAAGTTGCTGAAGTAAGAAGAGAGTTAGGACTTGATAAACCACTTGCTGAACAATATTTTGATATTGTGAAGACTGCATTTACTTTTGACTTTGGTAGATCATGGACAACGAAGCAGAAAATATCTGATATGATCAGAGAGGGAGCAGGCCCTTCTTTAACTGTTACACTTCCTTCATTTGCAATTTCAACGGTGATGGCTATTTTAATTTCCATTGTCGTTGCATTTTACCGAGGGAAGTTCATCGATCGTTTTTTAGTTGTAAAATTTGTTGGGATGATGAGTATTCCATCTCTCGCTTATATTTTATTCTTTCAGTGGTTCTTCGCTTACAAACTTGGTTGGTTTGAAATTTCAGGTTTTGAAAGATCATTCCCTGAGTTTCTACCTTATGTAACACTCCCAATTATTATCATGGTTGTTCTTAGTATTGGACCAGATGTTAGATACTTTAGAACAGTTATTCTTGATGATATTTACCAAGATTATGTAAGAACAGCGAGAGCGAAAGGTTTAAGTGAAACAGTTGTTCTACTTAAGCACGTGTTAAAGAACTCGATGATTCCAATTCTTACTTATGTTGTAATCCAAATTCCTTTCTTAATCCTTGGGGCGCTACTTATTGAAAGTTTCTTCTCAATTCCTGGTTTAGGTGGGATGACTGTAAAAGCCGTTTTCGATAACGACTTCCCAGTAATTAAGGCCATGACAATTTTATCTGCATTAGCATTTATCTTGTTTCAGCTTTTAACAGATGTGCTCTACACAGTTGTAGATCCAAGAGTAAGACTTAAATAGGAAAGTAATATAATGGAAAAAAAATCAAAATCACTTTGGTATCACGCATGGGAAGGTTTAAGGAGAGATAAGGTCGCTGTAATTTCGATGTCAGTAATCTCTATTTATTTCTTACTCGCGATACTTACATTCACTGGATTAATTGGTTCAGAATGGTCACAAGCAGTTGGTGATTCATATCTAGCGCCTGGTTCTGATGCACTATTTGGAACTGATATCTTCGGAAGGAGTGTTGCCCTTAAAACTTTAAAAGGTGTTGAGATGGCAATTGCTATTGGTTTAATGACTGCGATAATCTCAACTGTTATTGGAGTAATCTTAGGTCTTGCGGCTGGTTACTTTGGTGGGAAAACAGACGAAATTCTAATGTGGTTTACAACTTCATTTTCTTCGATTCCTTACATTATGCTTTTGTTTGCAGTAATGATGGTACTTGGAAAAGGAACTCAAACTCTTTTTATTGCTCTTGGTGTAACAAGTTGGCCGCCTCTATTTAGACTAATTAGAGGGGAAGTTATGAGACACAAAGAAAGAGAATATGTTCAGGCTGCTTCTGCTCTTGG from Bacteriovorax sp. Seq25_V includes these protein-coding regions:
- a CDS encoding ABC transporter permease, which translates into the protein MNLWSYIIRRLLYTIPIILGVCLIIFAIFNLTGYDPAAQLLGKHATAKQVAEVRRELGLDKPLAEQYFDIVKTAFTFDFGRSWTTKQKISDMIREGAGPSLTVTLPSFAISTVMAILISIVVAFYRGKFIDRFLVVKFVGMMSIPSLAYILFFQWFFAYKLGWFEISGFERSFPEFLPYVTLPIIIMVVLSIGPDVRYFRTVILDDIYQDYVRTARAKGLSETVVLLKHVLKNSMIPILTYVVIQIPFLILGALLIESFFSIPGLGGMTVKAVFDNDFPVIKAMTILSALAFILFQLLTDVLYTVVDPRVRLK
- a CDS encoding ABC transporter permease; this translates as MEKKSKSLWYHAWEGLRRDKVAVISMSVISIYFLLAILTFTGLIGSEWSQAVGDSYLAPGSDALFGTDIFGRSVALKTLKGVEMAIAIGLMTAIISTVIGVILGLAAGYFGGKTDEILMWFTTSFSSIPYIMLLFAVMMVLGKGTQTLFIALGVTSWPPLFRLIRGEVMRHKEREYVQAASALGAGHVRKMLKHILPNVFHIVIIQFSLRFQTAIKSEVILSYLGMGVQGTPSWGTMIDDSKLELARGVYWQLTAATIAMFVLVLSLNLFGDSLRDALDPKLKGKA
- a CDS encoding tetratricopeptide repeat protein, which codes for MKISPKILLLLLLIITSCAQKQIEKPVSVETVVKSSPSEEVKNMESAVLAKEKIEQHLSSIVEEALRTGDEAVNYLSSDLFLKANDASLKGDAFSASIIFKAIVRLKPEDLYLRKRFAVELIKSNQLEDAKEHLDYLIGHGDAELAIKAKLLLAGIYSAMNNTDKSIALYKEIVAKKGGELPEACAFLSKAYSRDGKFKRAFSVLDYCASKSSENKASFLYYKARIEFERDRMKSAIKLLERSIASDENFFQSVLLLGHIHEMSSKKDKAAKVYEKFLTNNPTNYSVLTKYVDILFSEGQYVEVIPYLEKLVSIDESNLNLKVRLGVLYTEVSRVEEAKSIFQEILKDVPESDKVLYYLASLYQQTSENDKAIEYFSRIPEGSALFHESHIQIAQILNAVALENTKSSDKLFEFVSKNAKKSNVLNVELNVILAGFLEASKDYTQAISVLENIRSLSEFSDGHEYYLAALYERVQDFSKADKLINSMLKKNPNNAHALNFLGYSILERGGDMKKAYDYISKAVKLRPQDGYIRDSLSWYYYKMGKYTEAYEESKKAMKLVGNDVVITKHLALIYKAMNNYDKAKEYYVEALKNCKISAEREDVIKELEDLESVRLPASVSK
- a CDS encoding ABC transporter substrate-binding protein, coding for MKIKNTKNVVNLISLASLLFGTLLLSACSKKEQTTEKVLNIAVTAEVKGMDPIFANDKYSANEVARVYEGLLEYDYLKRPYTLVPNLAEALPTVSEDGLTYTFKIKQGVVFQDDAAFPGGKGRELEAEDFVYSIKRLADPKLQGLGWWLLDEKIKGLNEWRNKYAEKDTVDYSEKIEGLYAADKYTLVFKLSKPFPQFLYSLAMPFTFVVAKEVVEKYGKEFINHPVGTGAFYLGKFNPSSKRIEYVKNPTFRKKLFPSEASDEFKHMLADAGKELPLVEKVVVNVISESQPRWLNFQKGKIDYSAVDKDNFDSVISEGKNLSKKLTDKGISLEISASLDVTYTAFNHDLKLFDNVDLRRALALGVDIHENNKLFYNNTALPAQSVVPPGIAGYMKDYKSPYRERDLAKAKELLAKAGYPDGKGLPEITYDCPSSSTSRQIGELFKKQMSDIGVNIKVVQNTWPELQKKITTRQVMLYGIAWGADYPDAENFLQLLYGPNKAPGANGSGYNNPEFNKLFATASVMQDSPERTALYEKLNRIAAEQAPWIYGVHRQNYTLQHSWLKNYMSTDFESGQAQYLNIDLEQKKKALDKL